A region from the Candidatus Bathyarchaeota archaeon genome encodes:
- a CDS encoding ATP-binding protein has translation MKPQEEKTHNQTYFTNFNGRFHARLSHVVPRQFGIVSESKFTGISARYQARIKVEYQKDLMGLLEEGMLLAIPNFKQTEPNTQRYTLMEISRVWPEHFGLRGLSDHGYYPMQFEIIEQSEADWQTNDKATMIIQISAIPVNYDLTLCSSGECKFTKGFSYPIVASPANILNSIMINRMYNQKITQKLGVDPTKTTPDAHRDPRLGIIKMFQASKATIPIYIDFENLVRYHFGVFAFTGGGKSNLMSNILRRILLHTQDTKIVIFDISCEYIFLLLDILSDPTIPSKVILEHKIESLEQFFNSVVKPREYETDQRIKTGLKKIMDQAKLSYYTKPKQKVPTYSQFLEELENQRKNSADKPHYINAIDRISDTILEYVEQHALSENQEVDEQFIEYIDPIALEVVQTFKVHEKSGLYAWATTRNALKEVIKKRQEEEQKEGGLTAEKIRNLLEGEGRIVCISISDPYTIKELVISLTRNLLARRKRRFQVKPYILLVFDEAQEFIPDLGGSVGIDKKCSKQVETLLRQGRKYGLGVCIATQRLAYLNTNALQQLHTYFVGTLPRPYDRTLISNTFMIDQGILEKTLEFAPGEWLLSSYIATGIENVPIFIQADNAENELEKFLSASTPQT, from the coding sequence TTGAAGCCACAAGAAGAGAAAACCCATAACCAAACATACTTCACCAACTTCAACGGCAGATTCCACGCCCGCCTAAGCCACGTCGTCCCCCGCCAATTCGGCATCGTAAGTGAATCCAAATTCACAGGCATAAGCGCCCGCTACCAAGCCCGAATCAAAGTAGAATACCAGAAAGACCTCATGGGCCTCCTCGAAGAAGGCATGCTCTTAGCAATCCCCAACTTCAAACAAACCGAACCCAACACCCAAAGATACACACTCATGGAAATCAGCAGAGTCTGGCCAGAACACTTCGGCCTACGAGGCCTTTCAGATCATGGATACTACCCCATGCAATTTGAAATCATAGAACAGTCAGAAGCCGACTGGCAAACCAACGACAAAGCCACCATGATCATCCAAATCAGCGCCATCCCCGTCAACTACGACCTCACCCTCTGCTCCAGTGGCGAATGCAAATTCACAAAAGGCTTCAGCTACCCCATCGTAGCCAGCCCTGCCAACATCCTCAACAGCATCATGATAAACCGCATGTACAACCAAAAAATCACCCAAAAACTAGGCGTAGACCCAACCAAAACCACACCCGACGCTCACCGAGACCCCCGACTAGGCATAATCAAAATGTTCCAAGCCAGCAAAGCAACAATCCCAATATACATAGACTTCGAAAACCTTGTCCGATACCACTTCGGCGTCTTCGCATTCACCGGCGGCGGCAAAAGCAACCTTATGTCAAACATCCTAAGACGCATCCTCCTCCACACACAAGACACAAAAATCGTCATCTTCGACATAAGCTGCGAATACATCTTCCTCCTCCTCGACATCCTCTCAGACCCCACAATCCCCTCAAAAGTCATCCTTGAACACAAAATAGAATCCCTAGAACAATTCTTCAACTCAGTCGTCAAACCCAGAGAATATGAAACCGACCAAAGAATCAAAACAGGACTCAAGAAAATTATGGACCAAGCCAAGCTATCTTACTACACTAAACCCAAACAGAAAGTTCCAACGTACAGCCAATTCCTTGAAGAACTCGAAAACCAAAGAAAAAACAGCGCAGATAAGCCTCACTACATAAACGCCATAGACAGAATCAGCGACACCATCCTAGAATACGTCGAACAACATGCCCTCAGCGAAAACCAGGAAGTCGACGAACAATTCATAGAATATATAGATCCAATAGCCCTTGAAGTAGTCCAAACGTTCAAGGTCCACGAGAAAAGCGGACTTTATGCATGGGCAACCACCCGCAACGCCCTCAAAGAAGTCATAAAGAAAAGACAAGAAGAGGAACAGAAAGAAGGCGGACTCACAGCCGAAAAAATCCGCAACCTACTAGAAGGCGAAGGAAGAATCGTATGTATCTCCATCTCAGACCCCTACACGATAAAAGAACTTGTCATATCCCTCACACGCAATCTCCTCGCCCGCAGAAAACGCAGATTCCAAGTTAAACCCTATATCCTGCTTGTCTTCGATGAAGCCCAAGAATTCATCCCCGACTTAGGCGGCTCCGTAGGCATAGACAAAAAATGCAGCAAACAAGTTGAAACCCTGCTAAGACAGGGAAGAAAATACGGCTTAGGCGTATGCATCGCCACCCAAAGACTGGCCTACCTAAACACCAACGCCCTGCAACAGCTCCACACCTACTTCGTTGGCACCCTACCTCGCCCCTACGACCGCACCCTCATTAGCAACACCTTCATGATAGACCAAGGTATCCTCGAAAAAACACTCGAATTCGCACCAGGTGAATGGCTACTATCAAGTTACATAGCTACAGGCATAGAAAATGTCCCCATATTCATCCAAGCAGATAACGCTGAAAACGAACTCGAAAAATTCCTCTCAGCCTCCACTCCTCAAACCTAA